The Bacteroidota bacterium genome includes the window GTGGTGATGCCGCCTGCATCATTGTCTACGCTCCCTGTAATTATACCTGGCCCCAAGATTGCCAGGAAAAAAATCAACTGAGTCCAGATGTTTTTTCTTTTTATTTTCAATGTCATGTTTCCTGGTGTTTTTTATTTTGTTTTACGGTTTTCCAATAAATCTTCAACTATATCATCTATCATCACCAATCCCTGAATTTTACTGGAACTGTCAATAACCGGTATAGCCAGCAGGTTATATTTTGAAATAACTTCTGCAAGCGAATCTATTTTGTCATCATCAAAAACCGTGATGAGCTGTTTCTTCATGATTTGCGACAACCGGGTTGATGGATTCGACACGATCAGATCCCTGAGGGAAACAGTGGCAATCAGCCTGTCTTTTTCGTCAACAACAAGGACGGAATATAAGGTGTCAGCCTCGGGCATTTGTTTCCTTAGTTCCTCAATAGCTTCGGCAGTCGTTATATTTTTGTTGAATGAAATAAAGTCGGTAGACATGATACTTCCGACGGTGTTTTCCGGATATTCCAACAAATCCCGGACATCCTCGGAAGACTCTACTTCCATTTCATTCAAAAGTTCTTCAGCTTTCTGAGGCTCGAGTTCATCGATAATATCTGCAGCTTCGTCGGCAGGCATCTTTTCCAGCAGGTCTGCAGCCTTTTCGGTACTTAAGTTCTCAATAACATGTATCTGTGACTTTGTTTCCATCTCTTCGAGTACATCTGCAGCCTTCTCTTCATCCAGGCTGGCCAGTACCTTGGTACGGGTAGTACGGTCCATATCCTCAATGATATCAGCCAGATCCGAGGGGTGCAGGGTATGCAGTTTCGTGTAGGTGGTGGATAATTTCAGTCCGGCACTTTGAGAATCTACAGTGGCAACATCATCCCAAAGTATATATTTGCTGGGAAGCGAAAGACGGAATAATAATAAAAATTTCTTGATCGGACGGGATATGCCGATTCTTCTCAAAAGCCCTTCCAAGCCCACATCTACGGCAATCAAAAAGGCGCCTGAAGGGACAAGCACCAAACGGGCATCATTTACCCTGACCAGCTTGTGCCCGTCGATATCGACAATCTGTTTGTCCAGTACATTTTCTGAAAGGAAAAAGGTATGCGAGTTGTTGGGCAATGTAAAATCAATGACATTGGTGCATTTAACCACATACTTGATATCTGCCTTGATCATTTCGAAATACGAAAAGTCGAGATAGCGGGTTTCTCCTGAAATTTTTGTTTTTACTCCTATGACTTTGGGCCTGGAGTAGCTGATGTCTATTAGCAGATCCTTGATTTTACCAATAGGTTTCCCATCGGGTGAATAGAAGCGTTTGCCTAGAATCCGGCTTAAATAGAATGTTACTTGTGAAGTCATAATTGCCTCCTTCCTTTTTTGTATTCATGGAAGGATACAATCATAGTGCAGGTTAGATGATACTAACTAAATGATCCTTCTATGAAGAGATGTTAAACTTTGTATGTTCGCAGGTAAATCGTCCATATAAATCTTTAGATTGATTCTGGGGCAAAAGTAAATATTTTTTTAGGTTTGGCAAATAAACTTTCGGGGTTTTAAACTTTTTTTAAATCAAATTAAAATCCCTGAAATATTATATTTTATTAAAATTGTCTTACTGCCCTGACTCTGTATTTTTTTGATTTTATGGCAAGAGCGGGATTTCCTCCTGCAAATCCCATACCTGAGTTGGGATTATCTTCTGCAAACTGGCAGGCAAGAGCGGCTATCCCGGTATGGTCGGTTGATGACCAATACTTATCGTACTGAAAGGCTCCTTTTTCACCCAGAACCTGGTAAATAATATATCCTGTATTGAAACAAACCCTGAGTTCCCTAATGGAAGGCAGATACCAATCCGAAAAACCTCCGCCCCTATAATCTCGGCATAATTTTGCGGCACTCTCCGTATGGCCTTCCTGTGCGATGATTTCATCAGTACAGCTTTTACCGTCCATTAAACTCTCGTTTTTTAGTTTCGTTTTGACGTTACTCCATGATACTTCATTGCCCAGATCTGATAAGGAAGCTATTAAGCCTTTTTCGATTCCGTCTTTTTCCCAGACAGCAACAACAATCCCTCCGCCGTATAGTTCTCCGATATAATGTTTAAAACAGCTGTTTTCTGCTTTTTGATGATTCTGACTTTTGATTGATTGATTGTTTGCAAACAGGAAAATGAATAATAGCGTGAATGCAAATAAGCAAAGTTTTCTCATAGTCTAAAATTTTTCTGTTTAAAAAAACTAATAAACTGAAGTTATTATATTTACTCCAGATATGCTGGTAAATGTATTAAAAATGTTTTAAAATTTTATTCTAGCAGAAACAAAAATAGTCCAAAATTATTAAGGCTCTTCCAGTTAATAAAACTTTGATAACTTTATTGATTGTCCGGATTTTTCAGAAATAACATTAAAAGAACTCCAAACTGTCAGGTTTTTCAATGATCAATTTGTGAATTCTTCAGCAAAATTGCCTGATGCTTTAAATATTTCTTTTCATCCAATGTGAATTTGATTGTTGCCGCCATACAAGAGTGTTTGTGACGAAATCCTTTCTTCTATTGTGTTCCCATTGTTCATCTTCCTGATACGACTCAACCGGAAAATCCTCACATCTATCTCTAATACCCGGGCAAGACGGGAAATCTTTATATTTTACCCGGACACTAATAATTTCTTTAAACTGGAGTCTTGCGGTTTTTTAACTTAATATAAAACAATTTATTGATAGTAGTTTTTTACATTAATTAACTTATGAAGCTAATTGAAGACTGTTTAAATAATTTTAGCCTGTTAAATCTATGAATGAATTGCATAAAAGAATATTCATTAGTAGTTTAGAAGCTTGAAATTCCTGAAATTTATGAATTACAATTATTTATAAATCAAAAAATTATATTTGATTAACATGAAGAAGAATAAAAATTAACTGGGATATTTCGTCCAACCTTAATTCTAAAATTATTTACAGATGAAAAAATTAACCCTTATCGGACTTTTAATTCTCTCAATTTCTGTTTTGTTTGCCCAAAAGTCAGGGAAAGTATTCTGGCATGAGGATTTTGCATCGGGAAAATTACCCAATGGCTGGAAATCAGTAGCATTGAATGATAGCAGCCCGACCTGGTTTTTTACGGATCAGCCATTTCCTGGCTCGTATGGACGCAGTTATCAGGCTCCGCCTATTGCTTCAAAAAGTAGGGGCTACCATATGCAGATTGCCCCAGGTGTTAAAGTAGGGAAGAACATAAAAAAATGGGAAAAAGCAGGGGTCCAACCCAATGCTTATATTCAGACCCCGGCAATTAATTGTTTGGGAAAACATTCTGTTATACTTAAATTTCAACAGAATTTTTTCTGGGGCCAGGGAGAGCTGCCTGACAATACTTCCGGGCTGATTGTGGCTGTAAGCAACAATGGCAAAGATTGGAAAGAATATGATGTTCATAACGGGATAGGCCCCAGGAAGGATTGTCCCAACCCGATGAATGTTGAGTTAAATATCACAAGGATTGCTGCAAATCAGAAGACTGTTTATATACGGTTCTGGTGGCGGAATATGTTCCAATGGTATTGGATGATAGATGATATAGAACTTTCTGAAGCTTTTGATGCCGATTTGCAAGCCCTGGATCTTACCTCTCATCCCAAAGAAGGAAATACCTTTAAAAAGAACGATTCCCTGGTTTTCAGGGTGGTGAATTTAAGTGCAAAACCCATAACCTCAAAGGTCGATTGTTATTTGAAGCTTGACAACCGTCCTTTGATGAAAGCTACCATCCCTGCATCCATGAAAAAAGCATTTGGAATTGTTGATACTGCAAGGGTTGTTTTTCCTGACCTGGATCTGACGGATTTGGGCATCCATAAAGTTACTTTTTATACCGGTTTGGATAATGATTTACGCAGTTCGAATGATACTTTATCAATGGAACTTTACTCCAGAGCTTGTGAACTGGGAAATATCACAAACTTTACAGCAGGTAATAATGAATTTCTGATTGCTTGTAATAAGGCCAGAATAAAATTGCAATTGGTGCGGAATGATATATTCCGGATCTGGATGGCTTATGATGGAGAATTTACCAATCCTGCAGGGAACGACATCATCATTAATAATCCGGACAAGCCTGTTTCCGGCAAATGGAGCGATAAAGGTGATTATTTCCTGATCACTACGCCGGAAATGGCGATCAGGGCATATAAAAATCCTTTGAGGTTCTCGCTTTATAAAGGTGATAACTCAACACTTGTCTGGGAAGAAACCCGGGGCATCACTTATGGCAAACAAACGGTACAGTACCTGAAACGCGGAGATAATGAACAGTTCTTCGGCGGAGGGATGCAGAACGGACGCTTCTCGCATCGCGGCAAAACCATAAAAATGACCATAGATTATAATTGGGAAGATGGCGGAAATCCTAATCCTGCAACATTCTATATGAGTACCAACGGATATGGCGCAGTGCGCAATACTTATGCTACCGGTAATTATTCATTCATGGATACCTTAAAGTTGGTTCATAATGAAAGTAGGTTTGACTGTTATTATTTCGTAGGCAATTCCTTAAAAGAAATTTTAGGCGATTATACCGATCTTACAGGAAAGCCTTTTCTGATGCCCCGCTGGGCTTTAGGAATGGGGGATGCCAACTGTTATAATCGTGGGGCAAAACCAGGAGTCACCAGGGGGTCTTCTTCTACCGGATATAATGGACTGACTCCCAGTGTGATAAATCTGATTGCCGATAAATATATTGAGCATCAAATGCCTACAGGCTGGATATTACCCAATGACGGTTATGGATGCGGATATACTGACCTTGGCCTGGTGGTTAGTGAATTACACAAACGGGGCTTTTACACAGGCCTTTGGACAGAAAACGGAACTGCAAAAATTGCCCGGGAAGTGGGTGAATATGGCACAAGGCTCTGTAAACTCGATGTGGCTTGGGTTGGACCTGGTTTTAAGTTTGCAATGGATGGTGCAAAAACTGCCTACGAAGGTATAGAGAAGAATAGCGATGCCCGCGGATTTGTATGGATGGTTTGTGGATGGACCGGCTCACACCGCAATGCGGTTTTATGGACAGGCGACCAGAGTGGAAGCTGGAATTACATCCGCTGGCATATCCCCACTGTTATTGGCTCGGGATTATCTGCTCAAAATTGTGCCACCGGTGATGTGGACGGTATTTTTGGAGGCAGCGATTCTACTTATGTCAGGGATTTACAATGGAAATGCTTTATGCCGGTATTCATGGCTATGTCGGGCTGGGCTTATAATAATAAAAACGGGATTAAGGATAAACAACCCTGGCTGTTTGGCGAGCCCTATACCAGCATCAACCGCAAATACCTGCAGCTTAAGCAAAGGCTTACTCCTTATATGTACACCTTATGCAATGAGGCTTACCGCACGGGTGTCCCTGCTGTCAGGGGGCTGGTGCTCGAATATCCCAATGATCCGGTTACCTGGGGCGATGCTACTAAATATGAATATTTGCTGGGCAAAGATATCCTGGTGGCGCCCGTTTTTAAACCGGAAGCAAAACGCGACAGTATCTATCTGCCGGAGGGAAAATGGATGGATTTTTGGGATGGAACAGAATATCAGGGGAAAAACACATTGATGAATTATCCTGCTCCCCTTAGTAAATTGCCGCTTTTTGTACGTGCAGGAGCCATTATCCCTATGTATCAGCAAATGATGTATAATTGGGAACGCCCGGCTGATACTCTTACCCTGAAAATCTATCCTTTCGGAAAATCATCCTATACTTTATACGAAGATGATGGATTGACGCGCGAATACAGAAATGGCGTTTATGCAACAACAAAACTTGAGGTTTCAGACTCTGAAAATGGCAAGGATCCAACTACTATTACAATTAATGCAGCCCAGGGTGATTTCACCGGAAGGTTGGAAGCACGTACGTATTTAATGGATATACACGCTCATAAAATTCCAAAAACCATCAAGATCAATGGTAAAAAATTAATCAAGGTTAAAGATGGAGAAAATTTCTCTGCCATTAAAAGCGGATGGTACTATGATTCATCTGATCAAAACTGGGCGTTGCATATTAAAACTGATAAGTTATCGACTAATTCCGGAACAGTAATAGAAATAAAGTAGCAAAATAGGAATGGTCAATAATTCATTTAAAGAATTTGGATAAAACCTCATGCGTTTTTCCGGATTGTCAGATTTGTTGAAACCCCTAAAACCCAATACCGTCTGATCTTTGACCCGGTGGTATTGGGTTTTTAAATGGGATTGCCCTACAAGGGCTGAAAATATAGTTTTTTGTAATATTGGGTTACGGGCTGTGGTGGGAAAATTATCCTCAACCGGAAGTGCATTTAACGTTTCGGATTATATATAAATCGACCCATTGCATTGGGATCAGGGCTACTTGAAGCCTGTCATATAATTTTAATTTCCGGAACAATTTAATTCCGCAATCTTTAAAATCACTTCCACTGACTTTTCCATGGATTTTACCGGAATAAGTTCAAACCTGCTGTGAAAATTATAACCTCCCGTAAACAGGTTAGGGCAGGGCAGTCCCATGTATGAAAGCCTTGAACCGTCTGTTCCGCCGCGAATGGGAATGACCTTTGGCTCTATATCGCTTTCGATACAGGCTTTGCGGGCGAGCTCGATAATGTGATAAACCGGGTCTATCTTTTCCTTCATGTTGTAATACTGGTCAACCATTTCAAGGTATATTGTACCGTGGCCGTATTTCTGGTTGAGGAAATCAGCGATTTTAACCAGCAGTTCCTTTTTTTGATTAAAAAGATTAGGGTCGTGGTCGCGGATAATGTAATTTACTGTGGTGTTTTCCACGGTACCACAAATATCTGTTAAGTGAAAGAAACCTTCGTAAGCGTCAGTATGTTCGGGAACTTCCGCAGCAGGAAGCATATTGTTCAGTTCCATAGCTATCCGCATGGAATTCTTCATTTTATTTTTGGCGGTGCCGGGATGAACATTCAAACCCTGAATAGAGATTTTTGCCTTGGCAGCATTGAAATTCTCATATTCTATTTCGCCCAATGCCCCGCCATCAAGGGTATAAGCAAAGTTGGCGCCAAACTTCTTCACATCAAATTTGTCTGCACCCCGGCCTATTTCCTCGTCAGGGGTGAAGGCAACACGTATTTTCCCATGCTTGATTTGCGGATGCTGCATCAGATAATCCATAGCAGTCACGATCTCTGCAATTCCAGCCTTGTCGTCTGCGCCGAGCAAAGTGGTCCCATCCGAAGTGATCAGGGTTTCTCCGGCAAGATCATTGATGAACGGAAATTCCCGGGCGGAAAGAACAATGTTTTCCTTTTTATTTAAAATAATATCTTTTTCAGTATGATCAATCAATTGAGGTTTAACCTGTTCGGATTTGCAATCCGGCGATGTGTCAAGGTGTGAAAGGAAGCCAATTACAGGAACTTCTTTATCCGTGTTGGCGGCCAGAGTGGCCATTACATAGCCGTTCTCATCAATTTCTATATCCTGCAAGCCAATTTCTTTCATTTCATTTGCCAGCAACCTGGCTAAGGCCGTTTGTCCGGGTGTGGAAGGGCAAGTCTCTGAGTTTTCATCTGACTGGCTATTGATTTTGGCATAACGTATAAATCGTTCTGTAAGTTTTTCCATGGATAGGGCATTTTATGATCTATTATTTATGCAAAAATAACGAATCCCTTCTTTTGATGATAATATTAATCTGTTCATAGTTCCCATATTCCGAAGAATGATCATTCTGACCAATAGATTCCGACTGTTTTTTAATCCGTATATCTCATAGAGGATATTTTGCATTTATAATTTGTATATAAAATTTATATGTTATTTGATTCTTAAAACAGATGTTATATTAAATTTGCATTAGTTATATTGAAATTTAAAATACTTTTTTATTTAAAAAAGAGAGAAAGTTAATTTGAAGAAATCGGTTTAATGTTTTGAGGTTTATTAATGAAGACAATACTATTCCGGATTCCTGATAAAAGTAAAACATATAAATTTATTTTATTAATAAAGTATGAATATTAGTAAAAATACCTTGTATTTAATTGGTTTGATTATAATGACCTTCACAAGTGGTTGTGAATATC containing:
- a CDS encoding DUF1566 domain-containing protein, encoding MRKLCLFAFTLLFIFLFANNQSIKSQNHQKAENSCFKHYIGELYGGGIVVAVWEKDGIEKGLIASLSDLGNEVSWSNVKTKLKNESLMDGKSCTDEIIAQEGHTESAAKLCRDYRGGGFSDWYLPSIRELRVCFNTGYIIYQVLGEKGAFQYDKYWSSTDHTGIAALACQFAEDNPNSGMGFAGGNPALAIKSKKYRVRAVRQF
- the pepT gene encoding peptidase T; the protein is MEKLTERFIRYAKINSQSDENSETCPSTPGQTALARLLANEMKEIGLQDIEIDENGYVMATLAANTDKEVPVIGFLSHLDTSPDCKSEQVKPQLIDHTEKDIILNKKENIVLSAREFPFINDLAGETLITSDGTTLLGADDKAGIAEIVTAMDYLMQHPQIKHGKIRVAFTPDEEIGRGADKFDVKKFGANFAYTLDGGALGEIEYENFNAAKAKISIQGLNVHPGTAKNKMKNSMRIAMELNNMLPAAEVPEHTDAYEGFFHLTDICGTVENTTVNYIIRDHDPNLFNQKKELLVKIADFLNQKYGHGTIYLEMVDQYYNMKEKIDPVYHIIELARKACIESDIEPKVIPIRGGTDGSRLSYMGLPCPNLFTGGYNFHSRFELIPVKSMEKSVEVILKIAELNCSGN
- a CDS encoding CBS domain-containing protein — its product is MTSQVTFYLSRILGKRFYSPDGKPIGKIKDLLIDISYSRPKVIGVKTKISGETRYLDFSYFEMIKADIKYVVKCTNVIDFTLPNNSHTFFLSENVLDKQIVDIDGHKLVRVNDARLVLVPSGAFLIAVDVGLEGLLRRIGISRPIKKFLLLFRLSLPSKYILWDDVATVDSQSAGLKLSTTYTKLHTLHPSDLADIIEDMDRTTRTKVLASLDEEKAADVLEEMETKSQIHVIENLSTEKAADLLEKMPADEAADIIDELEPQKAEELLNEMEVESSEDVRDLLEYPENTVGSIMSTDFISFNKNITTAEAIEELRKQMPEADTLYSVLVVDEKDRLIATVSLRDLIVSNPSTRLSQIMKKQLITVFDDDKIDSLAEVISKYNLLAIPVIDSSSKIQGLVMIDDIVEDLLENRKTK
- a CDS encoding glycoside hydrolase family 31 protein → MKKLTLIGLLILSISVLFAQKSGKVFWHEDFASGKLPNGWKSVALNDSSPTWFFTDQPFPGSYGRSYQAPPIASKSRGYHMQIAPGVKVGKNIKKWEKAGVQPNAYIQTPAINCLGKHSVILKFQQNFFWGQGELPDNTSGLIVAVSNNGKDWKEYDVHNGIGPRKDCPNPMNVELNITRIAANQKTVYIRFWWRNMFQWYWMIDDIELSEAFDADLQALDLTSHPKEGNTFKKNDSLVFRVVNLSAKPITSKVDCYLKLDNRPLMKATIPASMKKAFGIVDTARVVFPDLDLTDLGIHKVTFYTGLDNDLRSSNDTLSMELYSRACELGNITNFTAGNNEFLIACNKARIKLQLVRNDIFRIWMAYDGEFTNPAGNDIIINNPDKPVSGKWSDKGDYFLITTPEMAIRAYKNPLRFSLYKGDNSTLVWEETRGITYGKQTVQYLKRGDNEQFFGGGMQNGRFSHRGKTIKMTIDYNWEDGGNPNPATFYMSTNGYGAVRNTYATGNYSFMDTLKLVHNESRFDCYYFVGNSLKEILGDYTDLTGKPFLMPRWALGMGDANCYNRGAKPGVTRGSSSTGYNGLTPSVINLIADKYIEHQMPTGWILPNDGYGCGYTDLGLVVSELHKRGFYTGLWTENGTAKIAREVGEYGTRLCKLDVAWVGPGFKFAMDGAKTAYEGIEKNSDARGFVWMVCGWTGSHRNAVLWTGDQSGSWNYIRWHIPTVIGSGLSAQNCATGDVDGIFGGSDSTYVRDLQWKCFMPVFMAMSGWAYNNKNGIKDKQPWLFGEPYTSINRKYLQLKQRLTPYMYTLCNEAYRTGVPAVRGLVLEYPNDPVTWGDATKYEYLLGKDILVAPVFKPEAKRDSIYLPEGKWMDFWDGTEYQGKNTLMNYPAPLSKLPLFVRAGAIIPMYQQMMYNWERPADTLTLKIYPFGKSSYTLYEDDGLTREYRNGVYATTKLEVSDSENGKDPTTITINAAQGDFTGRLEARTYLMDIHAHKIPKTIKINGKKLIKVKDGENFSAIKSGWYYDSSDQNWALHIKTDKLSTNSGTVIEIK